The stretch of DNA AAGACACAGGCACAGATATGAATTTAACAATACTTATCTGGAGCAATACAGAAATGCCGGCATGGTTACTTCTGGAATAAATTTGAAGGATAACCTGGTAGAGATTGTTGAATTGCCTGATCACCCATGGTTTGTAGGTATACAGTTTCATCCTGAATACCGCAGTACGGTTGCTAACCCGCATCCGCTGTTTGTACATTTTGTAAAAGCTGCCATTAGATTCAGAGAAAAATAATCTTCTTCAATGAAAAAGTGCAGCCTGTTTCACGACTGCACTTTTGTGCTTTTACATGGCAGATTTGCCATATTTAAAAAATGAATTACTAATTGGTGGCTTTTGTTTAATTTTGTCACCTGAACAATCTTTCATTTCATCAATTTTATCCATGAATAAAAATACAATAATTGGTATAATCCTGATATTTGGTATCATGATAGGCTATACCTATCTGATGGCGCCTTCTGAAGCACAGAAACTTGCGCAGCAAAGGGCACAGGATTCAATCATTGCTTTACAGCAAAAAGAAAGTGAAATAGCGAAAGCTGCTGTGGCTAATCAGGATTCACTGGCTGCAGTCGCCAGGGCTGCTGATACGCTTGCTCCTGCAGGTCAGGCTGCTCTCTCAGCATCTGGACTGGGTGAAAAACTGGGCCCTTTTGCAGTTTCAGGAACCGGAGTTCAGCAAAATTACATTGTTGAAACTGACAAGCTGAGGTTGACTTTCGACAGCAAAGGGGGACGTATAAGTAAAGTTGAACTTATCGGGTACAAAACATTCGATGGCAAGCCTTTACTACTCTTTAACCCCGATTCATCAGATTTCAATCTTTCTTTCTTTACCGATGTACGCCCTGTAAATACTACCAATCTTTATTTTACTCCAGCCTGGACTGATAAGCGTTTTGAAGGGCAAACGGAGATGAAAATTACAGGTGAGGATTCTCTGCAGTTTGCCATGCGGCTTTATGCAGGAATATCCGATTCGGTGAAACTTCCGGGTTCTTATATTGAGTTTCTCTATACCATCAATGCCAGCAAGTATATGCTTGGCTATAGTGTGAACTTTGTTGGCATGGAAAATATAATAGCTCCTAACACCAAAGAGATGAATATCTCGTGGATGACCAGGCAGCTGAGACAGGAGAAGAGTCTTAAGAATGAAAAGATCAATTCTTCAATTTATTACAGGCATTCCGACGGTGAAGTTGATTATTTGAGTGAAACCAAAGACGACAGCAAGAATGTAAATACCCGGTTGAAATGGGTGTCATTTAAGCAGCAATTCTTTTCATCAACCCTAATTGCTGAAGATGTGTTTTTGAATGCAGATATGAAAAAAACCGGAGAACAGGCCAAAGAAACCGGTTATCTGCAATTGATGGAAACTACTCTTGCTTTGCCGTTTAACCCGGCAATGGACAAGCAGTTAAACATGTCATTTTATTTTGGACCGAATAAGTACAATATTCTTCGTAAATATAAATTAGATCTCGAACGTCAGATTCCACTGGGTTGGAGTTTTTTCCTGATGCAGTGGATAAATCGTTTTGCTGTTATTCCTGTATTTAATTTTCTTGAAGGATTTAATTTGAACTATGGAATTATCATCCTGGTTCTGACAATATTACTCAAGATAGTTTTACTTCCGATTGCATACAAAACCTATCTTTCTTCTGCCAAAATGCGTTTGCTGAAGCCCGAAATTGATGAAATTTCAGCCAAATTCCCGAAGAAGGATGATGCCATGAAAAAACAGCAGGCTACAATGGCACTTTATAAAAAGGCCGGTGTAAATCCGATGGCCGGTTGTGTTCCTATGCTGTTGCAATTCCCGATACTGTTGGCAATGTTCAGGTTTTTCCCTGCTTCCATAGAACTTCGTCAGGAGTCATTTTTATGGGCTACTGACCTTTCAAGTTATGATTCTGTACTCGATTTGCCGTTCAATATTCCTTTTTACGGCGACCATGTGAGTTTATTTACGCTGCTTATGACCATATCAACCATTATTTATACCAAAATAAACAATGATATGATGTCAACCGGAAATCAGATGCCCGGAATGAAAACCATGATGTATCTGATGCCGATTATGTTCCTGGGCTTTTTTAACGATTATTCTTCAGGCTTGAGTTATTATTATCTTTTGGCCAACCTGATGACCTTTGCACAAATGTTTTTAATCAGAAGATTTGTAAATGAAGATAAGCTTCATGCTCAACTTCAGGAAAACAAAAAGAAACCCGTGAAAAAGTCAAATTTCCAGAAAAGACTGGAAGAAATGGCTAAGAATCAAGGTCGTAAATAGTTTACAAAAGTTAAAAGCCCGGTTTATCCGGGCTTTTTTTTGGCTCAGATTATTGGCATAAAAGGCATCCAGATTAAACTAAAGCTGCATGCCCAATGAGGATTGCTAACCACTACCTGCAGAAAACAAGAATAAAAGAGTTTAAGGTATTCTTTGGATAATTCATTTAAATCGGAATAAAATCTGGTTGATTGAATGAAAATTAATGTGTTACAAGTTTGATAATTAGGAAAATTGCTTACCTTTGCACCCCGGTTTGGCCGGCGCCTTTGTATTATCTGAAAAGGTGATCCTGACCGACTAAACCAGTAATTATCACAGTATTAACCAGGTTTCGCAAGAAACCACAAAGAATGATTAAATGATAAACGACGAACAAAACGTCAACGAAGAATTGACCAATGCAGAGGGTGTTTCAGAAGAGCCCACCAATGAGGTTCAGGAAACTGCTAAAGCTGAGGTTGTTAACAACCCGGTAGTTGAAGCCCCTGTTGCTGAAGAAGCTGCAGTTATTGAAGATGATGATGAGCCCACCGTTGAAAAACTGAAAGCTACATTAATCACCCAGGTCTCACTCGAGAATTTTGACTGGGATGCCATCGGAAAAAAGCATGAAAACTATACAGCTGATGAGCGCACTAAACTTGAAACCCTTTACGACAAAACTTTAAGTTCAATTGTTGAGCACGAAGTGATTGATGGTACTGTTGTAGCCATGAACAGCCGTGAAGTTGTTGTTAACATTGGTTTTAAATCAGATGGTGTTATTCCTCAGTCAGAACTAAGATACAACCCTAATCTGAAACTTGGCGACAAGATTGAAGTTTATGTTGAAAGTCAGGAAGATATGGGCGGCCAGCTCTTACTTTCTCACAAAAAAGCACGTATCCTCCGTTCATGGGAGCGCGTAAATCAGGCTTTCGAAAAAGAAGAAATTATCAATGGTTATGTTAAATGCCGTACAAAAGGTGGTTTGATCGTTGATGTATTTGGTATTGAAGCATTCTTGCCAGGTTCACAAATTGACGTTAAACCTATCCGTGATTACGACGTTTACGTTGATAAAGTAATGGAATTCAAAGTTGTGAAAATCAATCAGGAATACAAAAACGTGGTTGTTTCTCACAAAGCCCTTATTGAAGATGAACTTGAGCAGCAAAAAGCTGATATCATCAGCAAGCTGGAAAAAGGTCAGATTCTTGAAGGTACCGTTAAAAATATCACCTCATACGGTGTATTTATCGACCTTGGTGGTGTTGACGGTCTCGTTCACATTACCGACCTTTCATGGGGACGCATCAATCATCCTGAAGAAATTGTTCAGCTTGATCAGAAAATCAAGGTGGTTATTCTTGATTTTGATGAAAACAAAAAACGTATTGCCCTCGGACTCAAACAACTTACTCCTCATCCATGGGATTCACTCAGTGAAACCGTTAAAATTGGTGACCAGGTTAAAGGCCGCGTAGTTGTTATTGCTGATTACGGTGCATTTATCGAAATCGCTCCTGGCGTTGAAGGTTTAATCCACGTTTCTGAAATGTCATGGTCACAGCATCTGCGCACTGCTCAGGACTTCCTGAAAGTTGGTGACGAGGTTGAAGCTGTTATCTTAACGCTTGACCGCGAAGAGCGCAAGATGTCTTTAGGTATCAAACAACTGATTCCAGATCCATGGACAAATATCAGGGATAAATATCCGCTCAATTCTAAACATGTAGCTACGGTTCGCAACTTTACCAACTTCGGTATTTTTGTTGAACTCGAAGAAGGCGTTGATGGCTTGATCCACATTTCTGACCTGAGCTGGTCTAAAAAAATCAAACATCCTGCAGAATTTACCAAAATTGGTGAAAGAATTGATGTAGTGGTTCTTGATGTTGATGTTGAAAACCGTCGTTTAAGCCTGGGTCATAAACAGCTTGAAGAAAACCCATGGGATGTATTTGAGTCAGTATTTGCTGTTGGTTCAGTACACAAAGGAACCATTACCAACGCCAGTGATAAAGGTATGGTAGTTGCTCTGCCTTATGGTGTTGAAGGTTTTGCTCCACTTCGCCATGTTGTGAAGGAAGATAACACACAGGCTAAAGTTGACGAATCACTTGACTTTAAAGTTATCGAATTCTCAAAGGATAACAAGAAAATCATTCTTTCACACAGCCGTATTTTCCAGGATGTAGCTTCAACTGAGCGCGCCAAAGAGTCTACTGCGAAAGAAAGTGCTGAAAATTCAACCAAACGTGCAGTGAAGAAACTCAAAGATAATCTTGAGAGAACCACTCTTGGTGACCTTGAAGCTCTTGCTAACCTGAAATCAGATATGGAAGAATCAGAAAAAGCTGAAAAAGCTGCAAAAGATAAAAAAGCTGAATAATTCCTGCTGAATGTCTATTGAAAAAATCCCCGTCAAGGGGATTTTTTCGTTTATAGTCCTTGCTGGTATTGTATTTTTATTGACTTTTACAACTCCATTTTTTTTAGGTTATTACTCCTTCTGTTTTAATGACTATGAAAGATTTTTCTGTTACTTTTCTTGGAATTAGTGCTGCTATACCTGCTAAAAATCGTAACCTGAGCGCACAGGTTGTCCATTATGCCGGAAATGTGTTCCTGATTGATTGTGGTGAAGGAACTCAGATGCAGTTAAAGCACTACAAGATTAAGACCGGGAAAATTAACCATATTTTTATCAGCCATTTGCATGGCGATCATTTTTATGGTCTTATTGGCCTGATTTCAACTTTCCATTTGATGGGCCGTTCTGCCGGCCTGCATATTTATGGGCCTGAACCTCTTGAATCTGTTATCAGGCTGCAGTTGGATGTGTCAAAAACCGAACTGCGTTACCCGCTTTTTTTTCATACAGTTGATCCTGACAGGCAGAGTGTTGTTTATGAAGATCATTTCATGGAAGTAAGGAGTTTGCCAATGATTCACCGGATTCCATGCACCGGATTTTATTTTATTGAAAAGCCACTGAACAGACGCATCAATCTGTCGGCTGCTGCGTATCACGATGTTCCCGTTAAGGCTTTTGAAAGTATAAAGCTTGGAAAAGATTTTGTGAAAGATGACGGAACTGTGATAGCCAACAGCGTTCTTACACATGAGCCAGCGCCTGCGCGTTCTTATGCTTTATGCGCAGATACACTCTATCATGAGTCAGTTGCTCAATTGATTAAAGGGTGTGATTTGATGTTTCATGAAGCCACATTTATGAAGGATATGGAAAATGTTGCCGCTGAAAAGATGCATTCAACTGCAGAACAGGCAGCTAAAATTGCAGTGGCAGCTGAAGCAGGACAATTGGTTTTAGGCCATTTTTCGGCACGTTATGAAAACCTGCTGCCATTGCTCGAAGAAGCCACTGCTGTTTTTTCAAACAGTTTTCTGGCTGAAGAAGGGCATACAGTGATGATAAAATCAGGAGTAAAGAATTCCTGAAAATAGTCTCAGCAACGTTTTCTTATCATAAGGTTTGGCCAGATAGTGCGTACAGCCGTTTGAAAGCAGCTTTTCGCGATCGCCCTGCATGGTGTACCCTGTAACCGCAATAATAGGCGTGTCTTTGTAATTTTCGAGTAAGCGCACCTGTTTGGCTACCGAAATGCCATTGGGCCCTGCCCCCAGGTTAATGTCCATTAATATGGCATCATACTTTTTCCGCTTCATTTTTTCAAGCGCCACGTATCCGTTTTCGGCCATCTCAGTGTTGCAGAGCTCGCGCAGGTATAAAGCTGCAAGCCGGCGGTTTATTTCATTGTCTTCAACAATCAACACTTCAGGAACCGGGCCGCGACTTAAACGGTGTGTGCTTAATGGTCCGGAAGCAGCTTCTGTTTGTTCTGAAACTTGTTCTGAAACAGCTGCCGGAAGCGCAATGTAAAAGTCAGACCCTTTGTCAGGTGTACTGTCAACCCATAGTCTGGCTTTTATCAGCCGGGCTATTTTTGAACACAAGGCAAGCCCTAATCCACTGCCTTCAAAAGTGCGTGATAAACCCTCGCTTACTTGTCTGAATTCCTCAAAGATAAGCTTATGATGTTCGTCAGCTATACCAATGCCGGTGTCAGAAACTTTGATGATAATCTCCCCTTTGTTGCTGTCGTTGGTAAACGCACTTACCGAAACGCCCCCGTCAATTGTAAATTTGATGGCATTGTCAAGTAAATGAAACAGCATCTGGCTCAGGAGTTTTTCATCTGCCATGACAAATAAATTGGGCGGAAGTGCTGTTCTCAGATAAAGTCCTTTGTCACTGGCAAGTGTATGCAGATTGCGTAACAGGGGCAGAAATATTGTTTTAATTCCTGTGGGAATTATTTTAAGGCTGTCAATATTAGATTCAATGGCCGAAAGATCCATGATTGAATTGAGCGTTGACATTAAGCGGGTAGCCGATTTGTAAATGGTAGATGCCATTACCTTCAACCTGTCATCTTCAAGCTCTTCATTTAATATTTCTGAAAAACCAAGAATGCCCGTCATTGGTGTTCTGAGTTCATGGCTCATATTGGCTAGCAGTGAAGATTTTAGTCTGCTGGAGTCCTCTGCTTCGTTTTTAGCCTTAATCAGCGCTTCATCTGCCCTGATTCGAAGAATGGAGAGGGCTACCTGCTCAGAAACAAAAGTCAGTATGTTTTTCTCTTCTTCACCATAGATAACTTCCTGCGAATATGACTGTATTGTCATTACTCCAACCACTTGTTCATGTGTTTTTAACGGAACACCTAACCATGATTCAGGAATGACTGATGGCTTTCCTATGATTTTTTCCTGAACCATCAGGTCAATGGCCGATGCTGACACTAACAATGGTTCACCTGACTTGAGCACATAGCCAATCAGACCATTATCAGCATCCTTGGTGTTGGAATTTTTGGTTGGGTCGACACTATACGGGAAAGTTAATTTACCGTCTTTGTCATTTGTAAGGGCAATGGTAAGATTTGGTGCAGGTAACAGTGTGTTGATTATCTGATGAATGGCAAGCATTACCGGGCTGAGGTTATGCTCTGAATGCATGAGTTGTGAAATCTGATAGGCAGCAGCCTGAAGGTTTTCCGCTTTTTTTTGATAGGTGATATCCTGCAGGGTGCCCGACCATTTCTGAAGATGCCCGTCAGAGTTGTATTCAAGTTTTGATTCGGTATGTATGTATCTGGTTGATTTTTGGGCATCAACAATGCGATAATCATACCTGTATGAAGTCAGTTTTTTGCTTTTAACTTTTTCCAGAAACTTTTGGTAATCTCCGATGTCGTCTTTGTGGATAAGCTCGAAATGGTAGAGATCGTCCATTGATATTTCTGATCCTGTTTCGCCAATTCCAAGTAAATCAGGGAAATGCCATGTGTTGATTCTGGTAACATCATCAAAAATAACATCCCAACTTCCCACCGATGAGAGCCTTTCGGCTTGCTTAAGCCTTGCCTGAATTTCAGAGAGTGCGTCAGCTGTTTGTTTTATTTCGGTGATATCGCGAATGGCCACAAGGGTATGGCCTTCATTGGGCTGAATAAGGCGGTATTCCAGTGTTTTCTTTTTTCCGGCAATGGCTATTTCTTTGCTGCGGACTTCAGCAGGACGATTTTTTAAAGTTGTTTCCGCATGTTGGATCTCTATTTCATCGTCACTGAAAATCCCGCGGATTGAGGTTGCCTTTTTTATCCAATCTACCAGAAAGGCTGGTTGATTGGGGTTTTCATTGATCAGTGTTATTTTGCCGGTATGATCTG from Lentimicrobiaceae bacterium encodes:
- the yidC gene encoding membrane protein insertase YidC translates to MNKNTIIGIILIFGIMIGYTYLMAPSEAQKLAQQRAQDSIIALQQKESEIAKAAVANQDSLAAVARAADTLAPAGQAALSASGLGEKLGPFAVSGTGVQQNYIVETDKLRLTFDSKGGRISKVELIGYKTFDGKPLLLFNPDSSDFNLSFFTDVRPVNTTNLYFTPAWTDKRFEGQTEMKITGEDSLQFAMRLYAGISDSVKLPGSYIEFLYTINASKYMLGYSVNFVGMENIIAPNTKEMNISWMTRQLRQEKSLKNEKINSSIYYRHSDGEVDYLSETKDDSKNVNTRLKWVSFKQQFFSSTLIAEDVFLNADMKKTGEQAKETGYLQLMETTLALPFNPAMDKQLNMSFYFGPNKYNILRKYKLDLERQIPLGWSFFLMQWINRFAVIPVFNFLEGFNLNYGIIILVLTILLKIVLLPIAYKTYLSSAKMRLLKPEIDEISAKFPKKDDAMKKQQATMALYKKAGVNPMAGCVPMLLQFPILLAMFRFFPASIELRQESFLWATDLSSYDSVLDLPFNIPFYGDHVSLFTLLMTISTIIYTKINNDMMSTGNQMPGMKTMMYLMPIMFLGFFNDYSSGLSYYYLLANLMTFAQMFLIRRFVNEDKLHAQLQENKKKPVKKSNFQKRLEEMAKNQGRK
- the rpsA gene encoding 30S ribosomal protein S1, yielding MINDEQNVNEELTNAEGVSEEPTNEVQETAKAEVVNNPVVEAPVAEEAAVIEDDDEPTVEKLKATLITQVSLENFDWDAIGKKHENYTADERTKLETLYDKTLSSIVEHEVIDGTVVAMNSREVVVNIGFKSDGVIPQSELRYNPNLKLGDKIEVYVESQEDMGGQLLLSHKKARILRSWERVNQAFEKEEIINGYVKCRTKGGLIVDVFGIEAFLPGSQIDVKPIRDYDVYVDKVMEFKVVKINQEYKNVVVSHKALIEDELEQQKADIISKLEKGQILEGTVKNITSYGVFIDLGGVDGLVHITDLSWGRINHPEEIVQLDQKIKVVILDFDENKKRIALGLKQLTPHPWDSLSETVKIGDQVKGRVVVIADYGAFIEIAPGVEGLIHVSEMSWSQHLRTAQDFLKVGDEVEAVILTLDREERKMSLGIKQLIPDPWTNIRDKYPLNSKHVATVRNFTNFGIFVELEEGVDGLIHISDLSWSKKIKHPAEFTKIGERIDVVVLDVDVENRRLSLGHKQLEENPWDVFESVFAVGSVHKGTITNASDKGMVVALPYGVEGFAPLRHVVKEDNTQAKVDESLDFKVIEFSKDNKKIILSHSRIFQDVASTERAKESTAKESAENSTKRAVKKLKDNLERTTLGDLEALANLKSDMEESEKAEKAAKDKKAE
- a CDS encoding ribonuclease Z codes for the protein MKDFSVTFLGISAAIPAKNRNLSAQVVHYAGNVFLIDCGEGTQMQLKHYKIKTGKINHIFISHLHGDHFYGLIGLISTFHLMGRSAGLHIYGPEPLESVIRLQLDVSKTELRYPLFFHTVDPDRQSVVYEDHFMEVRSLPMIHRIPCTGFYFIEKPLNRRINLSAAAYHDVPVKAFESIKLGKDFVKDDGTVIANSVLTHEPAPARSYALCADTLYHESVAQLIKGCDLMFHEATFMKDMENVAAEKMHSTAEQAAKIAVAAEAGQLVLGHFSARYENLLPLLEEATAVFSNSFLAEEGHTVMIKSGVKNS
- a CDS encoding response regulator; the encoded protein is MTSNRLEQPDSVKNCQPFDVQFNWTNYYPTPALIADKSLQIMHVNEAFSKLTGYLTDTLPLHWLKQNISPEILFEPEAQESLSPRIIPINTFFGFSIDCCVSVRIIQIPDEENILLFFLSQPSVHQDIQKDLQPTAAAGINNGTNQQQASFETQLRAYIFNTAELLIETDHTGKITLINENPNQPAFLVDWIKKATSIRGIFSDDEIEIQHAETTLKNRPAEVRSKEIAIAGKKKTLEYRLIQPNEGHTLVAIRDITEIKQTADALSEIQARLKQAERLSSVGSWDVIFDDVTRINTWHFPDLLGIGETGSEISMDDLYHFELIHKDDIGDYQKFLEKVKSKKLTSYRYDYRIVDAQKSTRYIHTESKLEYNSDGHLQKWSGTLQDITYQKKAENLQAAAYQISQLMHSEHNLSPVMLAIHQIINTLLPAPNLTIALTNDKDGKLTFPYSVDPTKNSNTKDADNGLIGYVLKSGEPLLVSASAIDLMVQEKIIGKPSVIPESWLGVPLKTHEQVVGVMTIQSYSQEVIYGEEEKNILTFVSEQVALSILRIRADEALIKAKNEAEDSSRLKSSLLANMSHELRTPMTGILGFSEILNEELEDDRLKVMASTIYKSATRLMSTLNSIMDLSAIESNIDSLKIIPTGIKTIFLPLLRNLHTLASDKGLYLRTALPPNLFVMADEKLLSQMLFHLLDNAIKFTIDGGVSVSAFTNDSNKGEIIIKVSDTGIGIADEHHKLIFEEFRQVSEGLSRTFEGSGLGLALCSKIARLIKARLWVDSTPDKGSDFYIALPAAVSEQVSEQTEAASGPLSTHRLSRGPVPEVLIVEDNEINRRLAALYLRELCNTEMAENGYVALEKMKRKKYDAILMDINLGAGPNGISVAKQVRLLENYKDTPIIAVTGYTMQGDREKLLSNGCTHYLAKPYDKKTLLRLFSGILYS